Below is a genomic region from Streptomyces ferrugineus.
GCCCACCACCGACCAGCCCTGCGCCTGGTGCCACAGCGATTCGGCGCGGGTCGAGAAGCGGGGCCCCTCGACGACGACCAGCGTGCCGCCGTCCACCGGCTCCCAGTCCCGACCGCGCGCCGCCTTCAGCGCGGCCGCGCGACCGGTGGGGCAGTAGGGGTCGGCCAGGGAGACGTGCACCACGTTCGGCACGGTGCCGTCGGGCAGCGGCAGCCCGTCGAAGTACGTCCCGGTCCGGGACTTCGTGCGGTCGACGAGCTGGTCCGGCACCAGCAGCGTGCCCGGACCGTACTCGGGGCGCAGACCGCCCACCGCACACGGGCCGAGGACCTGGCGCACGCCGAGCGAGCGCAGCGCCCACAGGTTGGCCCGGTAGTTGATCCGGTGCGGCGGCAGATGGTGGCCGCGGCCGTGCCGGGGCAGGAAGGCGACCCGCCGGCCGGCGATCTCGCCGAGGAAGAGGGAGTCGCTGGGCGCCCCGTAGGGGGTGTCCACCTGTATCTCGGTCACGTCGTCGAGGAACGAGTAGAAACCGGAGCCGCCGATCACGCCGAGTTCGACGTTCGCCTTGTTCGCCATGCCCGCACCCTAACCGCACCCGGAAACGCCGAGGACCCCGTCGCCGGACGGCGACAGGGTCTCGTAAGAAATGGGTCCCTACGCGGCGGTGCTGCTGGAGGAGGTGCCGGTGCTCGACGCCTTCGAGTCCGAGGACGACGAGGAGGATGTCGAGGACGACGAGGACGAGTCCGACGACGCGGAGGAGGACGTCGACGGCTTCGACGACGACGGCGCGCTGC
It encodes:
- a CDS encoding S-methyl-5'-thioadenosine phosphorylase is translated as MANKANVELGVIGGSGFYSFLDDVTEIQVDTPYGAPSDSLFLGEIAGRRVAFLPRHGRGHHLPPHRINYRANLWALRSLGVRQVLGPCAVGGLRPEYGPGTLLVPDQLVDRTKSRTGTYFDGLPLPDGTVPNVVHVSLADPYCPTGRAAALKAARGRDWEPVDGGTLVVVEGPRFSTRAESLWHQAQGWSVVGMTGHPEAALARELELCYTSLTLVTDLDAGAETGEGVSHDEVLRVFAANVDRLRGVLFDAVAALPTNEERDCLCTGALGGMDPGFELP